The Corylus avellana chromosome ca8, CavTom2PMs-1.0 genome has a segment encoding these proteins:
- the LOC132190672 gene encoding flowering-promoting factor 1-like protein 2: MSGVWYFKNDGVFHLVGNPQAEGGSSSSSSKKKVLVYLPTGQVVSSYSLLEQILTGLGWERYYGGDPDFFQFHKRSSVDLISLPREFSKFGTVHMFDIVVKNSETFRVRDM; encoded by the coding sequence ATGTCAGGAGTTTGGTACTTCAAAAACGACGGCGTATTCCACCTAGTCGGAAACCCTCAAGCGGAAGGTGGCAGCAGCAGTAGTAGCTCCAAGAAGAAGGTTTTGGTGTACTTGCCGACCGGCCAGGTGGTCTCATCGTATTCGTTGCTGGAGCAAATCTTGACGGGTTTGGGCTGGGAGAGGTACTACGGCGGTGACCCGGACTTCTTCCAATTCCACAAGCGCTCCTCCGTCGACCTTATTTCTCTCCCCAGAGAGTTCTCCAAGTTCGGCACCGTTCACATGTTCGATATCGTCGTTAAGAACTCCGAAACCTTCCGTGTCCGAGATATGTGA
- the LOC132190401 gene encoding transcription repressor MYB5-like, protein MGRSPRCTKDGLNKGAWTALEDEMLMDYVKSHGEGKWSNLAKETGLKRCGKSCRLRWMNYLRPDIKRGNISEDEEELIIRLHKLLGNRWSLIAGRLPGRTDNEIKNYWNSYLAKKSKDQSPLAKPATEKKPIIGLLHSNDQHNDKVAVEPSTNTNMNLVKIINKSSPSESSAGSPQSTAGEEEKTADFLLDLSAEDLCRMLDSDFAAKLNDVELNDVNNHPAMNAGDGGGGDHNPVLPPEGLENNYNSGTGSELCGQANNMVSDFRSLFLESDDGWLGNDIDILFSD, encoded by the exons ATGGGCAGAAGTCCTCGGTGTACAAAGGATGGATTAAACAAAGGAGCATGGACTGCTCTTGAAGATGAAATGCTCATGGATTATGTCAAGAGCCATGGTGAAGGAAAATGGAGTAATCTTGCCAAAGAAACAG GGCTGAAGAGATGTGGCAAGAGCTGCAGGCTTCGATGGATGAATTACCTGAGACCTGATATAAAGAGGGGGAACATTTCAGAAGACGAAGAAGAGTTAATCATCAGGCTACACAAGCTCTTGGGCAACAG ATGGTCTCTGATAGCGGGTAGACTCCCAGGAAGAACGGACAATGAAATTAAGAACTATTGGAACTCCTATTTAGCCAAGAAGTCAAAGGATCAGTCCCCATTAGCCAAGCCTGCAACTGAAAAGAAGCCAATTATTGGACTCCTTCACAGCAATGATCAGCACAACGACAAGGTGGCAGTGGAACCATCCACAAACACCAACATGAACTTGGTTAAGATCATCAACAAGTCGTCGCCGTCAGAATCGAGTGCTGGGTCACCGCAATCGACAGCCGGGGAAGAAGAGAAGACGGCGGACTTCTTGTTGGACCTGAGCGCAGAGGATTTATGCAGAATGCTTGACTCAGATTTTGCAGCAAAGCTCAATGATGTGGAGCTAAACGACGTGAATAATCATCCTGCAATGAATGCCGgcgatggtggtggtggtgatcaCAACCCTGTTCTACCACCGGAGGGACTGGAAAACAATTATAACTCCGGGACCGGCAGTGAATTATGTGGTCAGGCAAACAACATGGTGTCGGATTTCAGATCATTGTTTCTAGAATCAGATGACGGTTGGTTAGGAAATGATATAGATATTCTATTCTCAGACTGA